From a region of the Streptomyces sp. NBC_00193 genome:
- a CDS encoding branched-chain amino acid ABC transporter permease — MTNITADTANTENTVKSTAPAKGLIPLPEKTARALATAGGALTVVSAFLSWTWSTAFPGDLTYYGSPAGLQWLVLIGGALTALFGLASYGVKGLGWLTPAGADAAIKLSALAAFATTWYTVVSIVLELGLLVDLEPGAGVAALVSLVAVIGAFGLPFERPALEGPDPDDTDFEKFKHAAGNRWTTFKAAFTSGPIKPARILPAWAEILLIAVVLGLALTVFTYGITTPYQELFVGFLLTASFGAAALNKAGLFARVTALTTRHRNVALVGAFAAAAAFPLTQTDDQYANLGVNILIFATVALGLNIVVGLTGLLDLGYVAFLGVGAYTAALVSGSPNSPFGVHFPFWAALLLGAAASMVFGVLIGAPTLRLRGDYLAIVTLGFGEIFRISMNNLDGTSGPDITNGPNGIAGIPNVNLFGFDFGATHTIAGFTIGRFANYFLLMLLITLIVILVFRRSAESRIGRAWVAIREDETAAEAMGINGFRVKLIAFALGATLAGLAGAVQAHVSYTVTPDQYTFANAVPPNSAFLLAAVVLGGMGTISGPLVGGSLLFLIPNKLQFLGEYQLLVFGFALIVLMRLRPEGIIPNRRNQLELHEDMEAPTVLGKAGV; from the coding sequence ATGACGAACATCACCGCGGACACCGCGAACACCGAGAACACCGTGAAGAGCACCGCACCGGCCAAGGGACTCATCCCCCTTCCCGAGAAGACGGCCCGCGCCCTCGCCACGGCCGGCGGCGCACTCACCGTCGTCTCCGCGTTCCTCTCCTGGACCTGGAGCACCGCCTTCCCCGGCGACCTCACCTACTACGGCTCCCCCGCCGGCCTCCAGTGGCTCGTCCTCATCGGCGGCGCCCTCACCGCGCTCTTCGGACTCGCCTCCTACGGAGTCAAGGGCCTCGGCTGGCTCACCCCGGCCGGCGCAGACGCAGCGATCAAACTCTCCGCCCTCGCCGCGTTCGCCACCACCTGGTACACCGTCGTCTCGATCGTCCTCGAACTCGGACTCCTCGTAGACCTCGAACCCGGAGCCGGCGTCGCCGCCCTGGTCAGCCTCGTCGCCGTCATCGGCGCCTTCGGACTCCCCTTCGAGCGCCCCGCACTCGAAGGCCCCGACCCCGACGACACCGACTTCGAGAAGTTCAAGCACGCAGCCGGCAACCGCTGGACGACCTTCAAGGCCGCCTTCACCTCCGGCCCGATCAAGCCCGCCCGCATCCTGCCGGCCTGGGCCGAGATCCTCCTGATCGCCGTCGTCCTCGGCCTCGCGCTCACCGTCTTCACCTACGGCATCACCACCCCGTACCAGGAACTCTTCGTCGGCTTCCTGCTCACGGCCTCATTCGGTGCCGCAGCGCTCAACAAGGCGGGCCTCTTCGCCCGCGTCACCGCCCTCACCACCCGCCACCGCAACGTCGCCCTCGTCGGCGCCTTCGCAGCAGCGGCCGCCTTCCCCCTCACCCAGACCGACGACCAGTACGCGAACCTCGGCGTCAACATCCTGATCTTCGCCACCGTCGCACTCGGCCTGAACATCGTCGTCGGCCTCACCGGCCTCCTCGACCTCGGCTACGTCGCCTTCCTCGGCGTCGGCGCCTACACCGCGGCCCTGGTCTCCGGCTCCCCCAACTCCCCCTTCGGCGTGCACTTCCCCTTCTGGGCCGCACTCCTGCTGGGCGCCGCCGCCTCCATGGTCTTCGGTGTCCTCATCGGAGCACCCACCCTGCGCCTGCGCGGCGACTACCTCGCCATCGTGACGCTCGGCTTCGGTGAGATCTTCCGCATCTCCATGAACAACCTCGACGGCACCTCCGGACCCGACATCACCAACGGGCCCAACGGCATCGCCGGCATCCCGAACGTCAACCTCTTCGGATTCGACTTCGGAGCCACACACACCATCGCCGGATTCACCATCGGCCGCTTCGCCAACTACTTCCTGCTGATGCTGCTGATCACCCTCATCGTGATCCTCGTCTTCCGCCGCAGCGCGGAATCCCGCATCGGCCGCGCCTGGGTCGCCATCCGCGAGGACGAGACCGCCGCCGAAGCCATGGGCATCAACGGCTTCCGCGTCAAACTCATCGCCTTCGCCCTCGGCGCCACCCTCGCCGGCCTCGCCGGAGCCGTCCAGGCACACGTCAGCTACACGGTCACCCCCGACCAGTACACCTTCGCCAACGCCGTGCCCCCGAACTCCGCGTTCCTGCTCGCCGCGGTCGTCCTCGGCGGCATGGGCACCATCTCCGGACCCCTCGTCGGCGGATCACTGCTCTTCCTGATCCCCAACAAGCTCCAGTTCCTCGGCGAATACCAGCTCCTCGTCTTCGGCTTCGCCCTCATCGTCCTGATGCGCCTGCGCCCCGAAGGCATCATCCCCAACCGGCGCAACCAGCTCGAACTCCACGAGGACATGGAAGCGCCCACGGTCCTCGGCAAGGCAGGGGTCTGA
- a CDS encoding branched-chain amino acid ABC transporter permease, which produces MHELPQQLVNGLLLGSMYGLVAIGYTMVYGIVQLINFAHGEIFMTGGFGALTVWLMLPGGTTMWIALPLMIIGAVIVATLIAVGAERFAYRPLRNAPRLAPLITAIGLSIALQQAVWAWYPGAESSLIFPEIPGGPFHLGSVTIQTGDVFLLIAAPISMAFLGFFVKKTRTGRGMQATAQDPDTAKLMGINTDRIITTAFALGAVFAAIGAVAYGLKYGEVQFKMGFLLGLKAFTAAVLGGIGNIYGAMVGGLVLGLAETLTTVYVADIPGFEQLGGQSWGNTWAFVLLILVLLFRPQGLLGQRVADRV; this is translated from the coding sequence GTGCACGAACTGCCGCAACAGCTGGTCAACGGCCTGCTACTGGGATCCATGTACGGGCTCGTCGCCATCGGCTACACGATGGTCTATGGCATCGTCCAGCTCATCAACTTCGCGCATGGCGAGATCTTCATGACCGGCGGATTCGGAGCGCTCACCGTCTGGCTGATGCTCCCCGGGGGCACCACCATGTGGATAGCCCTCCCGCTCATGATCATCGGCGCGGTCATCGTCGCCACCCTCATCGCCGTCGGTGCCGAACGCTTCGCCTACCGGCCCCTGCGCAACGCTCCCAGGCTCGCCCCGCTCATCACCGCCATCGGCCTCTCCATCGCCCTCCAGCAGGCGGTATGGGCCTGGTACCCCGGAGCGGAATCCTCCCTGATCTTCCCCGAGATCCCCGGCGGACCCTTCCACCTCGGCAGCGTCACCATCCAGACCGGTGACGTCTTCCTCCTGATCGCAGCCCCCATCTCCATGGCCTTCCTCGGCTTCTTCGTCAAGAAGACCCGCACCGGCCGCGGCATGCAGGCAACCGCCCAGGACCCCGACACGGCCAAGCTCATGGGCATCAACACCGACCGCATCATCACCACCGCGTTCGCGCTCGGAGCCGTCTTCGCCGCCATCGGAGCCGTCGCCTACGGCCTCAAGTACGGCGAAGTCCAGTTCAAGATGGGCTTCCTCCTCGGACTCAAGGCCTTCACCGCCGCCGTCCTCGGAGGCATCGGCAACATCTACGGCGCCATGGTCGGCGGCCTCGTCCTCGGCCTCGCCGAAACCCTGACCACCGTCTACGTGGCCGACATCCCCGGCTTCGAACAGCTCGGCGGCCAGTCCTGGGGTAACACCTGGGCGTTCGTACTTCTCATCCTCGTGCTCCTCTTCCGGCCACAAGGCCTGCTGGGCCAGCGCGTGGCGGACAGGGTGTGA
- a CDS encoding branched-chain amino acid ABC transporter substrate-binding protein yields MRQRSLIAVTAALAAGALTLTACGSRGDKANDAASGDTTVVIGVDAPLTGDLSALGLGIKNSADLAAKQANEKKYVKGVTFKIQALDDQAQASSGQQNATKLVADKDVLGVVGPLNSSVSESMQKVFDDAKLAQISPANTSPSLSQGPKWATGEKVRTYKSYFRTATTDAIQGPFAAQYLFNKAGKKKVFLIDDKKTYGAGLAGTFKGEFTKLGGQVVGEGHIDPESKDFSAIVTEVKSSGADVVYYGGEYPAAGPLSKQIKASGTKIPLVGGDGIYDKKYVELAGAESAGDLATSVGAPVESLPSAKDFVANYTKAGYKEPFAAYGGYSYDSAWAIIEAVKAAVDGNGGKLPADARAKVLAAVQGVSFDGVTGKVSFDEFGDATNKQLTVYKVEGTEWKSVESGTLGG; encoded by the coding sequence GTGCGTCAGCGTTCTCTCATTGCCGTGACCGCCGCGCTCGCCGCGGGCGCCCTCACCCTCACCGCCTGCGGATCGCGCGGAGACAAGGCCAACGACGCCGCCAGTGGTGACACCACGGTCGTCATCGGCGTCGACGCCCCGCTGACCGGCGACCTCTCCGCCCTCGGCCTCGGCATCAAGAACTCCGCCGACCTCGCCGCGAAGCAGGCCAACGAGAAGAAGTACGTCAAGGGCGTCACCTTCAAGATCCAGGCCCTCGACGACCAGGCCCAGGCCTCCTCCGGCCAGCAGAACGCCACCAAGCTCGTCGCCGACAAGGACGTGCTCGGTGTCGTCGGCCCGCTGAACTCCTCCGTCTCGGAGTCCATGCAGAAGGTCTTCGACGACGCCAAGCTCGCCCAGATCTCCCCGGCCAACACCAGCCCGTCCCTCTCCCAGGGACCGAAGTGGGCCACCGGCGAGAAGGTCCGCACCTACAAGAGCTACTTCCGCACCGCCACCACGGACGCCATCCAGGGCCCGTTCGCGGCGCAGTACCTCTTCAACAAGGCGGGCAAGAAGAAGGTCTTCCTGATCGACGACAAGAAGACCTACGGCGCAGGCCTCGCCGGCACCTTCAAGGGCGAGTTCACCAAGCTCGGCGGCCAGGTCGTCGGCGAAGGCCACATCGACCCGGAGAGCAAGGACTTCTCCGCGATCGTGACCGAGGTCAAGAGCTCCGGCGCCGACGTGGTCTACTACGGCGGCGAGTACCCGGCGGCCGGTCCGCTCAGCAAGCAGATCAAGGCCTCCGGCACCAAGATCCCGCTCGTCGGCGGTGACGGCATCTACGACAAGAAGTACGTCGAGCTCGCCGGCGCCGAGTCCGCGGGCGACCTCGCCACCTCGGTCGGCGCCCCGGTCGAGAGCCTGCCGTCCGCCAAGGACTTCGTCGCCAACTACACCAAGGCCGGTTACAAGGAGCCCTTCGCCGCCTACGGCGGTTACTCCTACGACTCCGCCTGGGCGATCATCGAGGCCGTCAAGGCCGCTGTCGACGGCAACGGCGGCAAGCTCCCCGCCGACGCCCGCGCCAAGGTCCTCGCCGCCGTCCAGGGCGTGTCCTTCGACGGTGTGACCGGCAAGGTCTCCTTCGACGAGTTCGGTGACGCCACCAACAAGCAGCTCACCGTCTACAAGGTCGAGGGCACCGAGTGGAAGTCCGTGGAGTCCGGCACCCTCGGCGGCTGA
- a CDS encoding Tat pathway signal sequence domain protein: protein MSGGIGPIEPGEGTEAHEGPRPAPRAPRTPPAVRRLREAYEGHRRAALALGALTCVSAVVVAGAALYAARPRPAPYRPPAPSQVFSLAYVAPVGQDPGQDPGQTPSGTAFAFTVRVRAAAGPAVTLERLGQPSRALAVEVEPPLPATLAPGEARDLAVRIRVTDCVHVARNSGLPFLEVTLSNGFEKEDHSYIPGDRYARDLSTALTRACPEDRDASTPPPS, encoded by the coding sequence GTGAGCGGCGGCATCGGCCCGATCGAGCCCGGAGAGGGCACGGAGGCCCACGAGGGCCCGCGCCCCGCTCCCCGTGCGCCGCGCACGCCCCCGGCCGTCCGGCGGCTCCGCGAGGCCTACGAGGGCCACCGGCGGGCCGCCCTGGCCCTCGGGGCGCTGACCTGCGTGTCCGCCGTCGTCGTCGCCGGGGCCGCGCTGTACGCGGCCCGGCCGCGCCCCGCCCCGTACAGGCCTCCCGCGCCCTCGCAGGTGTTCTCCCTCGCCTACGTCGCTCCGGTCGGGCAGGACCCGGGGCAGGACCCCGGGCAGACCCCCTCCGGCACGGCCTTCGCGTTCACCGTGCGTGTGCGCGCCGCGGCCGGTCCGGCGGTCACCCTGGAGCGGCTGGGGCAGCCTTCACGGGCTCTGGCGGTCGAGGTCGAGCCACCACTTCCGGCCACGCTCGCCCCGGGCGAGGCCCGTGACCTCGCGGTACGGATTCGCGTCACAGACTGCGTGCATGTGGCACGGAATTCCGGACTCCCTTTTCTGGAAGTAACCCTAAGTAATGGGTTTGAGAAAGAGGATCACAGCTACATCCCCGGTGACCGCTATGCGCGCGATCTCTCCACCGCTCTGACCAGGGCCTGTCCCGAAGATCGAGACGCGAGCACCCCGCCGCCGTCATGA
- a CDS encoding PaaI family thioesterase gives MGEQQHAVKFPQEVLDEYTALGIDLPALFSAGDLGKRMDIRILEASAERVVATMPVEGNTQPYGLLHGGASAVLAETLGSVGAMMHGGITKVAVGVDLNCTHHRGARSGLVTGVATPVHRGRSTATFEVVITDEQDRRVCTARLTCLLRDANPQQDGNN, from the coding sequence ATGGGCGAGCAGCAGCACGCGGTGAAGTTCCCGCAGGAGGTCCTCGACGAGTACACGGCCCTGGGCATCGACCTGCCCGCGCTGTTCTCGGCGGGCGACCTCGGCAAGCGGATGGACATCCGCATCCTCGAAGCCTCCGCCGAGCGCGTCGTCGCCACCATGCCCGTCGAGGGCAACACCCAGCCCTACGGCCTCCTGCACGGCGGGGCCTCCGCCGTGCTCGCCGAGACCCTCGGCTCGGTCGGCGCGATGATGCACGGCGGCATCACCAAGGTCGCCGTCGGCGTCGACCTGAACTGCACCCACCACCGCGGCGCCCGGTCCGGCCTGGTCACCGGCGTCGCGACCCCCGTGCACCGGGGCCGCTCCACCGCCACCTTCGAGGTGGTCATCACGGACGAACAGGACCGCCGCGTCTGCACCGCCCGCCTGACCTGCCTGCTGCGCGACGCGAACCCGCAACAGGACGGCAACAACTAG
- a CDS encoding FdhF/YdeP family oxidoreductase, which translates to MATKPPTGDPVQDAPQVAPPQHAAAGLPAIGHTLRIAQEQMGLARTARTLLKVNQKNGFDCPGCAWPEGDKRHTAEFCENGAKAVAEEATLRRVTPAFFAEHPLSDLAGRSGYWLGQQGRITQPMLLEAGGDRYEPVSWERAFAIIAEELRALDSPDEALFYTSGRTSNEAAFLFQLFVREFGTNNLPDCSNMCHESSGSALNETIGIGKGSVSLEDLHQADLIIVAGQNPGTNHPRMLSALEKAKSAGAKIISVNPLPEAGMERFKNPQTPLGMLKGTALNDLFLQIRIGGDQALFRLLNKLVIEAGGATDEQFIREHTHGYEEFAAATQDTDWDETLTATGLTRPDIERALAMILASERTIVCWAMGLTQHKHSVATIREVVNLLLLRGNIGRPGAGVCPVRGHSNVQGDRTMGIFERPAPAFLDALDKEFGITSPREHGFDVVRSIQALRDGEAKVLFAMGGNFVGATPDTEVTEAAIRNASLTVHVSTKLNRSHAVTGRRALILPTLGRTDKDHQASGKQFVTVEDSMGMVHSSRGNLAPASPHLLSEPAIVARMARAVLGDASRTPWEEFEGDYAAIRDRISRVVPGFEDFNARVARPGGFQLPHAPRDERRFPTKTGKANFTAAPVEYPHLPPGRLLLQTLRSHDQYNTTIYGLDDRYRGITGGRRVVMVNPEDAAELGLADGSYTDLVGEWRDGVERRAPGFRVVHYPTARGCAAAYYPETNVLVPLDSTADVSNTPASKSVVVRFEQA; encoded by the coding sequence ATGGCCACCAAGCCGCCCACAGGTGATCCCGTACAGGACGCACCGCAGGTAGCGCCCCCTCAGCACGCGGCCGCCGGCCTGCCCGCGATCGGGCACACCCTGAGGATCGCGCAGGAGCAGATGGGCCTGGCCCGTACCGCCCGCACCCTCCTCAAGGTCAACCAGAAGAACGGCTTCGACTGCCCCGGCTGCGCCTGGCCCGAGGGCGACAAGCGGCACACCGCCGAGTTCTGCGAGAACGGCGCCAAGGCCGTCGCGGAGGAAGCCACCCTGCGCCGGGTCACCCCCGCGTTCTTCGCCGAGCACCCCCTGTCCGACCTCGCCGGCCGCTCCGGCTACTGGCTGGGCCAGCAGGGCCGGATCACCCAGCCGATGCTCCTGGAGGCCGGCGGCGACCGCTACGAGCCGGTCAGCTGGGAGCGGGCCTTCGCGATCATCGCGGAGGAGCTGCGCGCCCTGGACTCCCCCGACGAGGCCCTCTTCTACACCTCGGGCCGCACCAGCAACGAAGCCGCCTTCCTCTTCCAGCTGTTCGTCCGCGAGTTCGGCACCAACAACCTCCCCGACTGCTCGAACATGTGCCACGAGTCCTCGGGCTCCGCACTGAACGAGACCATCGGCATCGGCAAGGGCAGCGTCTCCCTCGAAGACCTCCACCAGGCCGACCTGATCATCGTCGCCGGACAGAACCCGGGCACCAACCACCCGCGCATGCTCTCCGCCCTGGAGAAGGCCAAGTCCGCCGGCGCGAAGATCATCTCGGTGAACCCGCTGCCCGAGGCCGGCATGGAGCGGTTCAAGAACCCGCAGACGCCCCTCGGCATGCTCAAGGGCACCGCCCTCAACGACCTGTTCCTCCAGATCCGCATCGGCGGCGACCAGGCCCTCTTCCGCCTCCTGAACAAGCTGGTCATCGAGGCGGGCGGCGCCACCGACGAGCAGTTCATCCGCGAACACACCCACGGCTACGAGGAGTTCGCGGCCGCCACCCAGGACACCGACTGGGACGAGACGCTCACCGCCACCGGCCTGACCCGCCCCGACATCGAGCGCGCCCTGGCCATGATCCTGGCCTCGGAGCGCACCATCGTCTGCTGGGCCATGGGCCTGACCCAGCACAAGCACTCCGTCGCCACCATCCGCGAGGTCGTCAACCTGCTGCTCCTGCGCGGCAACATCGGCCGCCCCGGCGCCGGCGTCTGCCCCGTCCGCGGCCACTCCAACGTCCAGGGCGACCGCACCATGGGGATCTTCGAGCGCCCCGCGCCCGCCTTCCTCGACGCCCTCGACAAGGAATTCGGCATCACCTCGCCCCGCGAGCACGGCTTCGACGTGGTCCGCTCCATCCAGGCCCTGCGCGACGGCGAGGCCAAGGTGCTCTTCGCCATGGGCGGCAACTTCGTCGGCGCCACCCCCGACACCGAGGTCACCGAGGCCGCGATCCGCAACGCCTCCCTGACCGTGCACGTCTCCACCAAGCTCAACCGCTCCCACGCGGTCACCGGCCGGCGCGCCCTGATCCTGCCCACCCTCGGCCGCACCGACAAGGACCACCAGGCCTCCGGCAAGCAGTTCGTGACCGTCGAGGACTCCATGGGCATGGTCCACTCCTCCCGCGGCAACCTCGCCCCCGCCTCCCCGCACCTGCTCTCCGAGCCCGCCATCGTGGCCCGCATGGCCCGCGCCGTCCTCGGCGACGCCTCCCGGACCCCCTGGGAGGAGTTCGAAGGCGACTACGCCGCCATCCGCGACCGGATCTCCCGCGTCGTCCCCGGCTTCGAGGACTTCAACGCCCGCGTGGCCCGCCCCGGCGGCTTCCAGCTCCCGCACGCCCCGCGCGACGAGCGGCGCTTCCCCACGAAGACCGGCAAGGCGAACTTCACCGCCGCACCGGTGGAGTACCCGCACCTCCCGCCGGGGCGCCTGCTCCTGCAGACCCTGCGCAGCCACGACCAGTACAACACCACCATCTACGGCCTCGACGACCGCTACCGCGGGATCACCGGCGGCCGCCGCGTGGTCATGGTCAACCCCGAGGACGCCGCCGAACTCGGGCTCGCCGACGGCTCGTACACCGACCTCGTCGGCGAATGGCGCGACGGCGTGGAGCGGCGTGCCCCCGGCTTCCGCGTCGTGCACTACCCGACCGCCCGCGGCTGCGCCGCCGCCTACTACCCCGAGACCAACGTGCTGGTCCCCCTCGACTCCACGGCGGACGTCAGCAATACCCCGGCGAGCAAGTCCGTCGTCGTGCGCTTCGAGCAGGCCTGA
- the polA gene encoding DNA polymerase I — protein sequence MADSASKKTDQPTAAARPRLMLMDGHSLAYRAFFALPAENFTTATGQPTNAIYGFASMLANTLRDEAPTHFAVAFDVSRKTWRSAEFPEYKANRSKTPDEFKGQVELIGELLDAMKVPRFAVDGFEADDVIATLATQAEALGFDVLIVTGDRDSFQLVSEHTTVLYPTKGVSELTRFTPEKVEEKYGLTPQQYPDFAALRGDPSDNLPGIPGVGEKTAAKWITQFGSFAELVERAEEVKGKAGQNFRDHLDAVKLNRVLTEMVKDVALPKTPADLARAPYDRTAVTGVLDVLEIRNASLRERLLAVDPGAAEEEAPAPAAAAVELDGSVLGAGELAPWLESHAGAPLGISTVDTWALGTGNVSEIALASAGGAAAWFEPSALDEADERAFAAWAADAAKPKVVHNAKALMRVFPEHGWTLAGVAMDTALAAYLVKPGRRSFALDVLSQEYLHRELAPAAADGQLAFGADDTAEAEALMAQARAVLDLGDAFAVKLPEVGAAELLHDMELPTSELLARLERAGIAVDQSHLEAMEQQFAAAVQQAVKEAHAAVGHEFNLGSPKQLQEVFFGELDLPKTKKTKTGYTTDADALAWLATQTDHELPVLMLRHREQAKLRVTVEGLVKMIAADGRVHTSFSQTVAATGRLSSTDPNLQNVPVRTDEGRAIRRGFVVGEGYESLMTADYSQIELRVMAHLSEDEGLLEAFQSGEDLHTTVASQVFGVERSEVDAEMRRKIKAMSYGLAYGLSAFGLAQQLNIEPGEARGLMETFFERFGGVRDYLGRVVEEARATGYTATVFGRRRYLPDLNSDNRQRREAAERMALNAPIQGTAADIVKVAMLRVDKAITGAGLKSRMLLQVHDEIVLEIAPGERKQVEELVRREMAAAVDLRAPLDVSVGVGPDWESAAH from the coding sequence GTGGCAGATTCAGCATCGAAGAAGACCGACCAGCCGACCGCAGCGGCCCGCCCCCGCCTGATGCTCATGGACGGGCACTCCCTGGCGTACCGGGCGTTCTTCGCGCTGCCCGCGGAGAATTTCACCACCGCGACGGGGCAGCCGACCAACGCCATCTACGGGTTCGCGTCGATGCTGGCGAACACGCTGCGCGACGAGGCGCCCACGCACTTCGCGGTGGCGTTCGACGTGTCCCGCAAGACGTGGCGCTCGGCGGAGTTCCCCGAGTACAAGGCGAACCGCTCCAAGACCCCCGACGAGTTCAAGGGGCAGGTGGAGCTGATCGGCGAGCTCCTCGACGCGATGAAGGTGCCGCGGTTCGCGGTCGACGGCTTCGAGGCCGACGACGTGATCGCCACGCTCGCCACGCAGGCCGAGGCCCTCGGCTTCGACGTGCTGATCGTCACCGGCGACCGGGACTCCTTCCAGCTCGTCTCCGAGCACACCACCGTGCTCTACCCGACCAAGGGCGTCTCCGAGCTCACCCGCTTCACTCCCGAGAAGGTCGAGGAGAAGTACGGGCTCACCCCCCAGCAGTACCCGGACTTCGCGGCGCTGCGCGGCGACCCGTCCGACAACCTCCCCGGCATCCCGGGCGTCGGCGAGAAGACCGCCGCCAAGTGGATCACCCAGTTCGGGTCCTTCGCGGAGCTCGTCGAGCGCGCCGAGGAGGTCAAGGGCAAGGCCGGGCAGAACTTCCGCGACCACCTGGACGCGGTGAAGCTCAACCGGGTCCTGACCGAGATGGTCAAGGACGTCGCCCTGCCCAAGACCCCCGCCGACCTGGCCCGCGCCCCCTACGACCGGACCGCCGTCACCGGAGTCCTGGACGTACTGGAGATCCGCAACGCCTCCCTGCGCGAGCGGCTGCTCGCCGTGGACCCGGGCGCCGCCGAGGAGGAGGCCCCCGCCCCGGCGGCCGCCGCCGTGGAACTGGACGGCTCCGTGCTGGGCGCCGGCGAGCTCGCGCCGTGGCTGGAGAGCCACGCGGGCGCCCCCCTCGGCATCTCCACCGTCGACACCTGGGCGCTCGGCACCGGCAACGTCTCCGAGATCGCGCTGGCCTCGGCCGGCGGCGCCGCCGCCTGGTTCGAGCCGTCCGCGCTGGACGAGGCCGACGAGCGGGCCTTCGCCGCCTGGGCCGCCGACGCCGCCAAGCCGAAGGTCGTGCACAACGCCAAGGCCCTGATGCGGGTCTTCCCGGAGCACGGCTGGACCCTGGCCGGGGTCGCCATGGACACCGCGCTCGCCGCCTACCTGGTCAAGCCGGGCCGCCGCTCCTTCGCCCTGGACGTGCTCTCCCAGGAGTACCTGCACCGGGAGCTGGCGCCCGCCGCCGCCGACGGACAGCTCGCCTTCGGCGCCGACGACACCGCCGAGGCCGAAGCCCTGATGGCACAGGCCCGCGCCGTCCTGGACCTCGGCGACGCCTTCGCGGTCAAGCTGCCCGAGGTGGGCGCCGCCGAGCTGCTCCACGACATGGAGCTGCCCACCTCCGAGCTGCTCGCCCGCCTGGAGCGGGCCGGCATCGCCGTCGACCAGAGCCACCTCGAAGCGATGGAGCAGCAGTTCGCCGCGGCCGTGCAGCAGGCGGTGAAGGAGGCGCACGCGGCGGTGGGCCACGAGTTCAACCTCGGCTCGCCCAAGCAGCTCCAGGAGGTCTTCTTCGGCGAGCTGGACCTGCCGAAGACGAAGAAGACCAAGACCGGGTACACCACGGACGCCGACGCGCTCGCCTGGCTGGCCACCCAGACCGACCACGAACTGCCCGTGCTCATGCTCCGCCACCGGGAGCAGGCCAAGCTGCGCGTCACCGTCGAGGGGCTGGTCAAGATGATCGCCGCCGACGGCCGGGTGCACACCAGCTTCAGCCAGACCGTCGCCGCGACCGGCCGGCTGTCCTCCACCGACCCCAACCTGCAGAACGTGCCGGTGCGCACCGACGAGGGCCGGGCCATCCGCCGCGGCTTCGTCGTCGGCGAGGGCTACGAATCCCTCATGACCGCCGACTACAGCCAGATCGAGCTGCGCGTCATGGCCCACCTCTCCGAGGACGAGGGCCTGCTCGAAGCCTTCCAGTCGGGCGAGGACCTGCACACCACCGTCGCCTCCCAGGTGTTCGGCGTCGAGCGCTCCGAGGTCGACGCCGAGATGCGGCGCAAGATCAAGGCCATGTCCTACGGTCTGGCCTACGGGCTCTCCGCGTTCGGCCTCGCCCAGCAGCTGAACATCGAGCCCGGCGAGGCCCGCGGCCTGATGGAGACCTTCTTCGAGCGCTTCGGCGGGGTCCGGGACTACCTGGGCCGCGTCGTCGAGGAGGCCCGCGCCACCGGCTACACGGCCACCGTCTTCGGCCGCCGCCGCTACCTCCCGGACCTCAACAGCGACAACCGCCAGCGCCGCGAGGCCGCCGAGCGGATGGCGCTGAACGCCCCGATCCAGGGCACCGCCGCCGACATCGTCAAGGTCGCGATGCTGCGCGTGGACAAGGCGATCACCGGGGCCGGGCTGAAGTCGCGGATGCTGCTCCAGGTCCACGACGAAATCGTGCTGGAGATCGCGCCCGGGGAGCGTAAGCAGGTGGAGGAGCTGGTGCGCCGCGAGATGGCCGCCGCCGTCGACCTGCGGGCCCCGCTGGACGTGTCCGTGGGCGTCGGCCCCGACTGGGAGTCCGCCGCGCACTGA